A window from Methanobrevibacter sp. V74 encodes these proteins:
- a CDS encoding NUDIX hydrolase — MKKCIKNTFKLINMKRDYGLTMRGIIKNSDGEILVVKRHPNNRTAPDTWELPGGKVENGEFFDDALIREIKEETNLDCKVGDLAIAIQHDYPYKRTVQMIMYLDDVEGELKISEEHTDAKYASIDEIKTLELSDCFREVLEKMNWMI, encoded by the coding sequence ATGAAAAAATGTATAAAAAACACATTTAAATTAATTAATATGAAAAGAGATTATGGCCTAACAATGCGGGGAATAATAAAAAATAGCGATGGCGAAATTTTAGTTGTAAAAAGACATCCAAATAATAGAACCGCTCCAGATACTTGGGAATTGCCTGGAGGCAAAGTGGAAAATGGAGAATTTTTTGATGATGCACTTATTCGTGAGATTAAAGAAGAAACAAACCTAGATTGCAAGGTAGGTGATCTTGCAATAGCCATACAGCATGACTATCCATACAAAAGAACCGTGCAGATGATAATGTATTTGGATGATGTTGAAGGTGAGCTAAAAATAAGTGAAGAGCATACTGATGCAAAATACGCTTCAATTGATGAGATTAAGACTTTGGAATTGTCAGACTGTTTTAGAGAAGTATTGGAAAAAATGAATTGGATGATATAA
- a CDS encoding aspartate aminotransferase family protein, whose product MNTQDLIKIEDDYFINTFTRQPIVLDHGEGVKVTDIDGKEYLDMFAGIAVNTLGHNHPALVEAIQAQAEKLIHISSIYYNEPALIYAKKLIDRTNFDRIFYANSGAEANEGAIKLAVKYTGKSEIISTVDSFHGRTIMTLAATGHEEYHEPFKAVMPQGFINVEYNNLDAIEEAITENTAAIIVEPVQGEGGVNVPDIGYLKGIEKICKENDIVFIVDEVQTGFGRCGTLFAHELFGVRPDIMTMAKGIGGGVPMGGILATEKVAGGFAPGDHGTTFGGGPLVCAAANAILDTFDEENILDNVNEVGEYFLSELKKLDKEIIADVRGLGLMAGVELTKPGAEYVDKLREAGFLINCTAGNVLRFLPPLIITKEEIDAFVKALDEIL is encoded by the coding sequence ATGAACACTCAAGATTTAATAAAAATTGAAGACGATTATTTTATTAACACTTTCACAAGACAACCAATCGTATTGGATCACGGGGAAGGTGTTAAAGTAACGGATATTGATGGAAAAGAGTATTTGGACATGTTTGCAGGTATTGCAGTTAACACTTTAGGCCACAATCATCCGGCATTAGTGGAAGCAATACAAGCTCAGGCAGAAAAACTCATACATATATCAAGTATCTATTATAATGAACCTGCACTAATTTACGCTAAAAAACTGATTGACAGAACAAACTTCGACAGAATATTTTACGCAAACAGCGGTGCTGAAGCAAATGAAGGAGCTATTAAATTAGCCGTAAAATACACAGGCAAAAGCGAAATAATCTCAACTGTTGACTCTTTCCATGGAAGAACAATAATGACCCTTGCAGCAACCGGGCATGAAGAGTATCATGAGCCATTTAAGGCAGTAATGCCACAGGGTTTCATCAATGTCGAATACAATAATCTCGATGCCATTGAAGAAGCAATAACTGAAAATACTGCAGCTATCATTGTTGAACCTGTACAGGGTGAGGGTGGAGTAAATGTTCCGGATATAGGATATTTAAAAGGAATTGAGAAAATCTGTAAAGAAAATGATATTGTATTCATTGTCGATGAAGTACAAACCGGATTTGGAAGATGCGGAACATTATTTGCCCATGAATTATTTGGGGTCAGACCGGATATAATGACAATGGCTAAAGGAATAGGTGGAGGAGTTCCGATGGGCGGAATCCTTGCAACCGAAAAAGTAGCTGGAGGATTTGCACCGGGCGATCACGGAACTACTTTTGGAGGCGGTCCACTTGTATGTGCGGCGGCAAATGCTATTCTGGATACTTTTGATGAGGAAAATATTCTTGATAATGTTAATGAAGTTGGGGAATACTTCTTATCTGAACTGAAAAAATTGGATAAGGAAATCATTGCCGATGTGCGTGGTTTGGGATTGATGGCAGGTGTAGAATTAACCAAACCTGGAGCTGAATATGTCGATAAACTCCGTGAAGCAGGATTTTTAATTAACTGCACTGCTGGAAATGTTTTAAGATTTTTACCGCCATTGATAATTACAAAAGAAGAAATAGATGCATTTGTTAAGGCTTTAGATGAAATACTCTAA
- the mtrH gene encoding tetrahydromethanopterin S-methyltransferase subunit H — MFKFDKEQTVFDFAGVKMGGQPGEYPTVLCGTIFYGGHNIINNELTGDFDHERAEKLINDMVNMSDVTGNPCIAQVFGQTEEAIVKYLEFIGEIGDMPFLIDSTSGDARVAGAQYADEVGLTDRAIYNSINMSADKSEMEALKNTDIDASIILGFNPMNSTVQGKIAMWEDGDDGAYEKGLLEVAEECGITKFMMDTAVTPLGQGAGVAGRASFAEKAKWGYPVGSGIHNIPSAWDWLRDYKNESGNKTAFTVCDIGANILQVMCCGDFVLFGPIDNSTICFPAIAQTDMFIAEAAKDLGTESIETHAINNLL, encoded by the coding sequence ATGTTCAAATTTGATAAAGAACAGACAGTTTTTGACTTTGCAGGTGTAAAGATGGGCGGTCAACCAGGAGAATATCCTACTGTTCTATGTGGCACAATCTTTTATGGCGGACACAACATAATCAATAATGAATTAACTGGAGATTTCGATCATGAAAGAGCTGAAAAGTTAATAAATGACATGGTTAACATGTCAGATGTAACTGGAAATCCATGTATTGCACAAGTTTTTGGTCAGACTGAAGAAGCTATTGTAAAATACTTGGAATTTATTGGAGAAATAGGCGATATGCCTTTTTTAATAGACTCAACATCTGGGGATGCTAGAGTAGCAGGAGCCCAATATGCTGACGAAGTGGGCCTGACTGATAGGGCAATATACAATTCTATTAACATGTCCGCTGATAAATCTGAAATGGAAGCACTTAAAAATACAGATATAGACGCTTCAATTATTTTAGGATTCAATCCAATGAATTCCACTGTACAAGGTAAAATTGCCATGTGGGAAGATGGTGATGACGGAGCTTATGAAAAAGGTTTGCTTGAAGTTGCTGAAGAGTGTGGAATTACAAAATTCATGATGGATACTGCGGTTACTCCATTAGGTCAAGGAGCAGGTGTTGCAGGAAGGGCTTCATTTGCGGAAAAAGCTAAATGGGGATATCCGGTGGGTTCAGGTATTCATAATATTCCATCAGCATGGGATTGGTTAAGGGATTATAAAAATGAATCAGGCAACAAAACAGCATTTACTGTATGTGATATTGGAGCAAATATTTTGCAAGTCATGTGCTGTGGCGACTTTGTATTGTTTGGACCGATAGATAATTCAACAATCTGCTTCCCGGCTATTGCCCAAACAGACATGTTCATCGCTGAAGCTGCTAAAGATTTAGGAACCGAATCAATCGAAACACATGCTATAAATAACTTATTGTAA
- a CDS encoding peptidylprolyl isomerase, with product MKVATIKTDKGDIVLELFPNEAPGTVDNFEKLINKGFYDGLTFHRVIPDFVIQGGCPNGNGTGGPGYTIKCETEGNPHRHGTGALSMAHAGKDTGGSQFFITHSPQPHLDGVHTVFGQVIKGQDVVNAIRQGDVMNKVTIEER from the coding sequence ATGAAAGTCGCAACTATTAAAACTGATAAAGGAGACATCGTTCTCGAATTGTTCCCAAATGAAGCGCCTGGAACTGTAGACAACTTTGAAAAATTAATCAATAAAGGATTTTACGATGGTTTAACCTTCCACAGAGTTATTCCCGACTTTGTAATTCAAGGAGGTTGTCCTAACGGCAACGGTACTGGCGGACCTGGATACACCATCAAATGTGAAACTGAAGGAAACCCACACAGACACGGAACTGGTGCATTGTCTATGGCGCATGCAGGTAAAGACACAGGTGGAAGCCAATTTTTCATTACTCACAGCCCACAGCCACATTTAGACGGCGTTCACACCGTATTCGGTCAAGTTATTAAAGGCCAAGATGTTGTTAATGCAATCCGCCAAGGAGATGTAATGAACAAAGTAACCATCGAAGAAAGATAA
- a CDS encoding DNA glycosylase has product MIIKAPIDLDLTINSGQTSQPPWMKVDGEYGNVVLIDGEPAIFKVKQSGDYLDFNLENKKAVSKLNYIFDLDFNLNKFYKYLNSHEELKGMSEFCRGLRLFLAPDPFECIISSICSANNSIKRWTKSVSQIKENWGNKYGNYYYTFPQSNVLSNAFLDDGEEFNLSCISDISKCCTNLKNCGVGYRAAYMRKASELFALEMDLSQIFTMSYDEAFQTMLEVPGVGPKVADCILLYGFNFKEAFPSDVWIKRIVSYLYFDGKDIRVSKVREFGMEEFGKNAGYVQLYMFHYARRSGLIGKLK; this is encoded by the coding sequence ATGATAATTAAAGCTCCAATTGACTTGGATTTAACAATCAATTCAGGCCAAACCTCACAACCTCCTTGGATGAAAGTCGATGGCGAATATGGAAATGTGGTTTTAATTGATGGTGAACCGGCCATTTTCAAAGTTAAACAATCTGGAGATTATCTGGATTTTAATTTAGAGAATAAAAAAGCCGTTTCTAAATTGAATTATATTTTTGACTTAGATTTTAATTTAAATAAATTCTACAAGTATCTAAACAGTCATGAAGAACTTAAAGGAATGTCTGAGTTCTGCCGAGGTTTAAGACTATTTTTAGCACCTGATCCTTTCGAATGCATTATATCCTCAATTTGTTCAGCTAATAATTCTATTAAAAGATGGACCAAATCGGTTTCTCAAATAAAAGAAAATTGGGGAAATAAGTACGGCAATTACTACTATACATTTCCTCAAAGCAATGTCCTTTCAAATGCATTTTTGGATGATGGAGAAGAATTTAATCTGTCATGTATTTCAGATATTTCAAAGTGCTGCACCAATCTTAAGAATTGTGGCGTGGGATATAGAGCAGCATACATGAGAAAGGCAAGCGAGTTATTTGCACTTGAAATGGACCTTTCGCAAATATTTACAATGAGTTATGATGAAGCATTTCAGACAATGCTTGAAGTTCCGGGAGTCGGTCCAAAAGTGGCGGATTGCATATTGCTTTATGGGTTTAATTTTAAAGAAGCTTTTCCAAGTGATGTATGGATAAAACGTATTGTGTCTTACTTGTATTTCGATGGTAAAGACATAAGGGTTTCAAAAGTTCGCGAATTTGGAATGGAAGAGTTTGGTAAAAATGCAGGTTATGTCCAATTGTACATGTTTCACTATGCAAGAAGGTCGGGTTTAATTGGCAAATTAAAATAA
- the hisF gene encoding imidazole glycerol phosphate synthase subunit HisF, translating into MLTKRIIPCLDCDLQVPEGRVVKGVEFKEIKYAGNPVDLATRYYEEGADEVVVLDITASHERRATMADVIDRLTENVFMPICVGGGIRKVDDYINMLKAGADKCSTNTAAIKNPELLTEASKVVGSQAVVIGIDAKRRYVNHPDEAKDKTVIETDKGYCWFDTSIYGGREFTGIDAIQWAIECQEHGAGEILLTSMDGDGTQNGYDIELNKSINDAVDIPVIASGGVGEPKHILEVFEKTDVSAALAASIFHFNQYSIGEVKDYLQKNNVPVRL; encoded by the coding sequence ATGTTGACCAAAAGAATCATTCCTTGTTTAGACTGTGATTTGCAGGTTCCGGAAGGTCGTGTTGTTAAGGGAGTTGAGTTTAAAGAAATTAAATATGCCGGAAATCCCGTTGACCTTGCAACTCGTTATTATGAAGAAGGAGCAGATGAAGTTGTGGTTTTAGATATTACAGCATCTCACGAACGCCGAGCAACAATGGCTGATGTTATTGATAGACTAACAGAAAATGTATTCATGCCGATTTGTGTAGGTGGAGGAATAAGAAAAGTCGACGATTACATTAACATGCTTAAAGCAGGGGCAGACAAATGCTCAACAAACACTGCAGCCATTAAAAATCCTGAATTATTGACCGAAGCTTCTAAAGTTGTTGGCTCACAAGCTGTTGTCATTGGAATTGATGCGAAAAGAAGATATGTGAATCATCCTGATGAGGCTAAGGATAAAACAGTTATTGAAACTGACAAAGGATATTGTTGGTTTGATACAAGTATCTATGGTGGACGTGAGTTTACAGGCATTGATGCAATCCAATGGGCAATTGAATGTCAGGAACATGGAGCTGGAGAAATATTGTTAACCAGTATGGATGGAGACGGAACTCAAAACGGTTATGATATTGAGTTGAATAAAAGCATTAATGATGCAGTTGACATTCCGGTAATAGCTAGTGGCGGTGTTGGAGAACCAAAACATATTTTGGAAGTTTTTGAAAAAACTGATGTTTCAGCAGCTCTTGCAGCAAGCATTTTCCATTTTAACCAATATTCAATTGGGGAAGTTAAAGATTACCTGCAAAAAAATAATGTTCCGGTCCGTTTATGA
- a CDS encoding preprotein translocase subunit Sec61beta, producing MGKKDNKISMPQTGAGLVRYFDEESLGPKLSPEHIVVATIIVAILCFVLRYSA from the coding sequence ATGGGTAAAAAAGATAATAAAATTTCTATGCCTCAAACCGGTGCAGGTTTAGTTAGATATTTTGATGAAGAAAGTTTGGGTCCAAAACTTTCACCTGAACACATTGTTGTCGCTACTATTATCGTAGCAATATTATGTTTTGTTTTAAGGTATTCTGCTTAA
- the moaC gene encoding cyclic pyranopterin monophosphate synthase MoaC — protein MGDEFTHLTENGIHMVEVGAKPDQKRRAVASGSILLDKNTVDLIQNEEIKKGNVLTTAQVAGIQAVKNTSSMIPLCHPLALTGIELDFEVKEDEIVAICAVNTLGKTGVEMEAITGVSVALLTVWDMVKAVEKDEFGQYPDTRISDIRVIKKEKI, from the coding sequence ATGGGAGATGAATTTACACATTTAACGGAAAACGGAATACACATGGTTGAAGTTGGAGCTAAACCAGATCAAAAAAGACGAGCAGTAGCTAGTGGAAGCATATTATTAGATAAAAATACTGTTGATTTGATTCAAAATGAGGAAATTAAAAAAGGAAACGTTTTGACCACTGCTCAAGTTGCCGGAATTCAGGCCGTTAAGAATACCTCTTCAATGATACCTCTCTGCCATCCTTTGGCATTGACCGGAATTGAACTTGATTTTGAAGTTAAGGAAGATGAAATCGTTGCAATATGTGCTGTTAATACTTTAGGCAAAACCGGTGTTGAAATGGAAGCAATCACCGGCGTTAGTGTTGCACTTTTAACTGTATGGGACATGGTTAAAGCTGTTGAAAAAGATGAGTTCGGCCAATATCCCGATACAAGAATTAGCGATATTAGAGTTATCAAAAAAGAGAAAATTTAA
- a CDS encoding tRNA pseudouridine(54/55) synthase Pus10, with the protein MKLAEDILKETDGKICKHCLGRKLSKTIEGTNNIERADKACSELGINLDNVDCVVCDNLFDKLDDDLYKKIDDKVNQLEIEFDTFLVGCQIDKDIQKRDEELSEKFNLGVETVKKEVNRLIGLGIWQRYDREAEFERQDIVFNVDLKNEPKVRIQINPLYIEGKYNKYKRGIPQTKWPCTKCKGRGCEECYGTGKQYSESVEELISEHFLKLTKGREAKFHGAGREDIDVLMLGSGRPFVLEIKEPKIRNLDLSKLETEINRINENKTAYHNLKLCERPRKAEIKQSSPDTYKVYQAIVECDEAFDADKLDDLTKLNEIHQQTPIRVLRRRTDMVRVKHVLDLSYEIINDKTFNMRIKTEGGLYIKELISGDGGRSNPNVSEILGVNAACAQLDVIEVSEK; encoded by the coding sequence ATGAAATTGGCTGAAGATATTTTAAAGGAAACTGATGGAAAAATCTGCAAACATTGTCTTGGGCGTAAATTATCTAAAACGATTGAAGGCACTAACAATATCGAAAGGGCAGATAAGGCATGCAGTGAATTAGGTATTAATTTGGATAATGTTGATTGTGTTGTCTGCGATAACTTATTTGATAAACTGGATGATGATTTATACAAAAAGATCGATGATAAAGTCAATCAGCTAGAAATTGAATTCGATACATTTCTTGTGGGATGTCAAATCGATAAGGACATTCAAAAACGTGATGAAGAATTGTCTGAAAAGTTCAACTTAGGTGTTGAAACTGTTAAAAAAGAAGTTAACAGATTAATAGGTCTTGGGATTTGGCAGAGATATGACAGGGAAGCAGAATTCGAAAGACAGGATATTGTTTTCAATGTTGATTTAAAAAACGAACCTAAGGTAAGAATTCAGATCAATCCATTATATATTGAAGGAAAATACAATAAATATAAACGCGGAATACCTCAAACTAAATGGCCATGCACCAAATGCAAAGGCAGAGGTTGTGAGGAGTGTTATGGCACTGGCAAACAATATTCCGAATCAGTTGAAGAGTTAATTTCCGAGCACTTTTTAAAATTAACCAAAGGAAGGGAAGCCAAGTTCCACGGAGCTGGAAGGGAAGACATTGATGTATTGATGTTAGGTTCTGGAAGACCTTTTGTACTTGAAATAAAGGAACCGAAAATTAGAAATCTTGATTTAAGTAAACTGGAAACTGAAATCAACAGGATTAATGAGAATAAAACCGCCTATCATAATTTAAAATTATGTGAAAGGCCAAGAAAAGCTGAAATAAAACAATCTTCTCCGGATACTTATAAAGTTTATCAGGCCATTGTTGAATGTGACGAGGCATTTGATGCGGATAAATTAGATGATTTGACAAAACTGAATGAAATTCACCAACAAACACCAATAAGGGTACTTAGAAGACGCACGGATATGGTGAGAGTAAAACACGTGCTTGACCTGTCATATGAAATAATCAATGACAAGACATTTAACATGAGGATAAAAACTGAAGGTGGACTATACATTAAAGAATTAATTTCTGGAGATGGGGGAAGAAGCAACCCCAATGTCTCTGAAATTTTAGGCGTTAATGCAGCATGTGCACAATTGGATGTAATTGAAGTAAGCGAGAAATGA
- a CDS encoding signal recognition particle protein Srp54, producing the protein MNMLGNLSENLTNTMKKLVGMSVIDKKTIKEIVKDIQRALIQSDVNIKLVLDLSKKIESRALEEEPPKGITPREYVITIIYEEMVNLLGSEAADLDINDRPYKILFLGLQGSGKTTTIGKLCRYLQKKGFNPAVVCTDTWRPAAYVQLKQLTEEMDVPLYGDPDNKDALDLAQKGLKEFKNRKVIIFDTAGRHKEESDLIAEMDKLDKIISPNEAILVIDGTIGQQAGEQARAFSQATDIGSIIITKLDGSAKGGGAMSAVAETGAPIKFIGTGERIDDFEQFDPERFISRLLGMGDIRSLIEKAEENIDEDVAEKTMNNILTGKFTLMDMKNQFDMMNSMGPMQQVLNMIPGMGNKISKETSKMTEDKIEGYKVMMSSMTEEEMLNPKLIKQSRIQRIARGAGVDEDEVKELLKYFNNTKKTMKGLGKRGGRIRGGNMNRMLGHFMNR; encoded by the coding sequence ATTAATATGCTTGGAAATTTAAGTGAAAATCTTACTAATACTATGAAAAAATTAGTAGGAATGTCTGTCATTGATAAAAAGACAATTAAAGAAATTGTAAAGGACATACAACGTGCTTTAATTCAATCTGACGTTAATATTAAATTAGTTTTAGATTTATCAAAAAAAATAGAATCAAGAGCTCTTGAAGAAGAACCTCCAAAAGGCATAACTCCAAGGGAATATGTCATAACAATTATTTATGAAGAGATGGTGAACCTTTTAGGCAGCGAAGCGGCAGACCTTGACATCAACGATAGGCCGTATAAAATACTATTTTTAGGTTTGCAAGGTTCAGGTAAAACCACTACAATAGGTAAGCTATGTAGGTATTTGCAAAAGAAGGGTTTCAACCCTGCGGTTGTATGTACCGACACATGGAGACCAGCCGCTTATGTTCAGTTAAAGCAATTAACTGAAGAGATGGATGTGCCATTGTACGGAGACCCTGACAATAAAGATGCCCTTGATTTGGCTCAAAAGGGTTTAAAAGAATTTAAGAATAGAAAAGTAATTATTTTCGATACTGCAGGAAGGCATAAGGAAGAATCAGATTTGATTGCTGAAATGGATAAATTGGACAAAATTATCAGTCCTAATGAAGCTATTCTTGTCATTGATGGGACAATCGGCCAACAAGCCGGCGAACAAGCAAGGGCATTCTCACAAGCAACTGATATTGGATCAATCATTATTACAAAATTAGACGGTTCTGCAAAAGGGGGAGGAGCAATGTCTGCTGTAGCTGAAACCGGCGCTCCAATTAAATTCATTGGAACTGGGGAGAGAATCGATGACTTTGAGCAATTTGATCCTGAAAGATTTATTTCTAGACTGCTTGGTATGGGAGATATCCGCTCTCTTATAGAAAAGGCAGAAGAAAATATAGATGAGGATGTTGCGGAAAAAACCATGAATAACATATTGACAGGCAAATTCACATTGATGGATATGAAAAACCAGTTTGACATGATGAACAGCATGGGTCCAATGCAGCAGGTATTAAACATGATTCCAGGTATGGGTAATAAAATATCTAAGGAAACTTCTAAAATGACTGAAGATAAAATCGAAGGTTATAAGGTCATGATGTCATCAATGACTGAAGAAGAAATGCTAAATCCAAAATTAATTAAGCAGTCACGTATTCAAAGAATCGCACGTGGCGCGGGTGTCGATGAAGATGAAGTTAAAGAACTGCTTAAATATTTTAACAATACCAAAAAGACAATGAAAGGACTCGGAAAACGTGGCGGCCGTATTAGAGGCGGAAATATGAACCGTATGTTGGGACATTTCATGAATAGATAA
- the hpt gene encoding hypoxanthine/guanine phosphoribosyltransferase: MLEEVKKSLENSPIVKKGEYNYFVNPISDGVPAMNPKMLRELSLAVHKYADLDVDKIVAVEAMGIHLAAALSLATDVPFVVVRKRQYGLEGETQVYQKTGYGSSNLYINDLHAGEKILLIDDVVSTGGTLIALIKTLKDLGLDIKSTVAVIEKGKGKEIVEAATGVDVLSIIKLDITDGKVVIEKTIDD; encoded by the coding sequence ATGTTAGAAGAAGTAAAAAAATCTTTAGAGAATTCGCCAATTGTGAAAAAAGGCGAATATAATTACTTTGTAAATCCTATAAGTGACGGAGTTCCTGCAATGAACCCTAAAATGTTAAGAGAGTTATCATTAGCAGTGCACAAATATGCAGATTTGGATGTTGATAAAATTGTTGCTGTTGAAGCGATGGGAATACATCTTGCAGCTGCCTTGTCCCTTGCAACTGATGTTCCATTTGTTGTAGTTCGTAAAAGACAATATGGTCTTGAAGGAGAAACACAGGTATATCAGAAAACAGGTTATGGTTCATCAAACCTTTACATAAACGATTTGCATGCTGGAGAAAAAATTTTGCTTATTGACGATGTGGTAAGTACTGGCGGAACTTTAATTGCGTTAATTAAAACCCTAAAAGACTTAGGTTTGGACATTAAATCAACCGTGGCGGTTATTGAAAAAGGAAAGGGTAAGGAAATTGTTGAAGCCGCAACAGGGGTCGATGTATTATCAATTATAAAACTAGACATTACTGATGGGAAAGTAGTTATTGAAAAAACGATTGATGATTAA
- the dph2 gene encoding diphthamide biosynthesis enzyme Dph2 codes for MSMYDMDLDRAIRKIKSLDAKTVGLQFPEGLKVQSTKIAKAIENETDTIVIISGDPCFGACDVSDWKMKGSVDLIVHYGHTPLPLKYEVPTLFIEAYSKIDIKKDLKKCLENLKNVSRIGLVTTTQHLHLLNETKDFLEDNGKEVILGSSPSTRKGQVLGCNFSSIKYLEVDAILFIGSGNFHPLGIKLFLNVPVIALDPYNSEIRSMDEFADRILRIRFARITKARSAKKWGVIVSSKEGQYRMMLAREIKKTIEDAEMEAYIILLDNVSPDALLPYLDLDAFVVSACPRIAIDDSQMYKKPLITPQELEIVLNKREWEHYQLDEILFHERYHS; via the coding sequence ATGTCAATGTACGATATGGATTTAGATCGGGCAATCCGTAAAATCAAATCCCTTGATGCCAAAACTGTAGGACTTCAATTTCCAGAAGGTTTGAAAGTACAATCAACAAAAATAGCTAAAGCGATTGAAAATGAAACGGATACTATTGTCATTATCTCAGGAGACCCCTGCTTTGGAGCTTGTGATGTTAGCGACTGGAAAATGAAGGGTTCGGTAGATTTAATTGTACACTACGGCCATACTCCTTTGCCATTGAAATATGAAGTCCCGACATTATTTATTGAAGCATATTCTAAAATCGATATTAAAAAAGATCTTAAAAAATGTTTAGAAAACCTGAAAAATGTATCAAGAATAGGTTTGGTGACAACGACCCAACACCTGCATCTCTTAAATGAAACTAAGGATTTTTTAGAAGACAATGGCAAAGAAGTGATTTTAGGCTCATCTCCCTCAACAAGAAAAGGACAGGTGCTTGGTTGTAACTTCTCATCGATTAAATACCTTGAAGTTGATGCTATTTTATTTATTGGCAGCGGAAATTTCCACCCTCTCGGGATTAAGTTATTCTTAAATGTTCCAGTAATAGCACTTGACCCATATAACTCAGAAATTAGAAGCATGGATGAGTTTGCAGATAGAATCTTAAGAATACGTTTTGCAAGAATTACGAAAGCACGAAGTGCAAAAAAATGGGGCGTAATAGTGTCTTCTAAAGAAGGACAATATAGAATGATGCTTGCTAGAGAAATTAAAAAAACAATTGAAGATGCTGAAATGGAAGCATACATCATACTTCTCGATAATGTCTCACCTGATGCACTACTGCCGTATCTTGATTTGGATGCTTTTGTTGTTAGCGCATGTCCAAGAATAGCTATTGATGATTCGCAAATGTATAAAAAACCATTAATAACCCCGCAAGAATTAGAAATTGTGTTAAACAAACGCGAATGGGAACATTACCAATTAGATGAAATTTTGTTCCACGAAAGGTACCATTCATAG
- a CDS encoding transposase gives MYNQPQLFTILAMKTYLKTTYREIVECLELMDKIRKFLGLNKLPHFTTIQKFFVKECQTP, from the coding sequence ATGTACAATCAGCCACAATTATTCACTATTTTAGCAATGAAAACCTATTTAAAGACAACCTATCGTGAAATAGTTGAATGTTTGGAGCTTATGGATAAAATAAGAAAATTCCTAGGTCTTAATAAGCTACCACACTTCACAACTATTCAAAAATTCTTTGTAAAAGAATGTCAGACACCATAA
- a CDS encoding AbrB/MazE/SpoVT family DNA-binding domain-containing protein encodes MVLATSKIYGNYQTSIPKEIRKRCNINKEYVIEWDLTEDGKPEINFRKRRNFENLIGAFHLDEKTNSVELKRSLYK; translated from the coding sequence ATGGTTTTAGCAACTTCTAAAATATATGGAAATTATCAAACAAGTATACCTAAAGAAATTAGAAAAAGATGTAATATTAATAAAGAGTATGTTATAGAATGGGATTTAACAGAAGATGGAAAACCTGAAATTAATTTTAGAAAAAGAAGAAATTTTGAAAATTTAATAGGTGCCTTTCATTTAGATGAAAAAACTAATTCAGTTGAATTAAAAAGGAGTTTATATAAATGA
- a CDS encoding PIN domain-containing protein, translated as MKKYFLDSSFIMALVLDSDSNYDKAVNLKYVLKENCFINNNVLNEVLTLAGRKLNIYSAKEIYYNLIDSFEVLNEYSLFNYNSENFKIFENYVGSNSNKTKLSFTDSSIILTMNKFQYL; from the coding sequence ATGAAAAAATATTTTTTAGATTCTTCTTTTATTATGGCTTTAGTTTTAGATTCAGATTCTAATTATGATAAAGCAGTTAATTTAAAGTATGTTTTAAAGGAAAATTGTTTTATCAATAATAATGTTTTAAATGAAGTTTTAACATTAGCTGGAAGAAAATTAAATATTTATTCAGCTAAAGAAATTTATTATAATTTAATAGATTCTTTTGAAGTTTTAAATGAATATTCTTTATTTAATTATAATTCAGAAAATTTTAAAATATTTGAAAATTATGTGGGTAGTAATTCAAATAAAACTAAATTAAGTTTTACAGATTCAAGTATTATATTAACTATGAATAAATTTCAATATTTATAA